A stretch of the bacterium genome encodes the following:
- a CDS encoding ATPase, T2SS/T4P/T4SS family: MRIDKSGWSRNLSAVSPNMPEVRQNLSAVRSNMPSDSPKKKLRIGDILVNHGYITEEELQQALIHQKESYQRTPLGQICVDLGFISSVDLSKILRKHCKHIYLGELLVNLGIINNEQLEQVLNKQKGEKKRIGELLLESGFLTEEQLARSLSMQLGFPFIVPSMQIIDQKLALRFHEAFLRRQEAIPAFEKEGIVTLIMTDPLADDIIDDFKRSLNAEIEPAIATRSAIHSLLDTLSHKIEYGQKESEEFLAGKDLVIGNEPYTRDARDNTVNIVNYIISSAITEGASDIHIEPQMYNLRVRFRIDGVLQHKTDLPKRMIPSVISRIKVMCGMDIAEHRKHQDGRIEARILDNDIDLRVSAYSAVHGENIVIRILKRQTTLIDLDKLGFSPINLKRYRQVLDSPTGIILVCGPTGSGKTTTLYASLNYLNSLARKIITVEDPVEYTMEGVVQGQLNTRIGLSYLDFIASMMRQDPDVIMVGEIRDNAAAAATIQAALTGHKALSTFHTEDSTGALLRLIDMGIETFLISSTIVSVVAQRLVRRVCTHCSERYEPDPVLFQNLGIKNVEPGKYLFSRGRGCNLCNQTGYRGRIGIHELLVLNDSIRDAVLSRKISSEIRQIARYSARMISMREDGFFKAAQGITNIEEVLRVLFYGGDDADYSRDAEEVIRQINGENIGSRSQEPEVRSQKSEGRSQESGVRSQESEVRSQKAGVRSQKSEVRSQERVVRKDDGDGLLLNSTPLPLVGENTLSPLPSGTEKGSGISEHSAGEECSEEPSSSQLYQNGEAIQECKVPEFSGEVYRVRFEADTVSLEQNRIRDLFRRYQSLKQEFGEDISEDLLADFIDFIVYYTSLAQKRYGAVFVEFILKVIEGRCPRIFIQFQSCESARSAFSSHLERARGQRFMEFMA, translated from the coding sequence ATGAGGATAGACAAATCGGGCTGGAGTCGGAACCTGTCGGCAGTGAGCCCGAACATGCCAGAAGTGAGGCAGAACCTGTCGGCAGTGAGGTCGAACATGCCTTCAGATAGCCCGAAGAAGAAACTTCGTATCGGCGATATCCTGGTCAATCATGGGTATATTACCGAAGAAGAGCTTCAGCAGGCACTCATTCACCAGAAAGAGTCTTATCAACGTACCCCATTAGGTCAGATTTGTGTTGACCTGGGCTTTATTTCAAGCGTGGATCTGTCCAAGATCCTGCGCAAGCACTGCAAGCATATCTACCTGGGCGAGCTGCTGGTCAACCTGGGGATTATCAATAATGAGCAGCTTGAGCAGGTGCTGAACAAGCAGAAGGGGGAAAAAAAGCGGATTGGGGAGCTTCTTCTTGAATCAGGCTTCCTGACCGAAGAGCAACTGGCCAGGTCCCTGAGCATGCAACTGGGATTTCCCTTCATTGTGCCAAGCATGCAGATCATCGACCAAAAGCTGGCCCTGCGCTTTCACGAGGCGTTTTTGCGGCGACAGGAAGCCATACCTGCCTTTGAAAAGGAGGGGATCGTTACCCTGATTATGACAGATCCCCTGGCCGACGATATTATCGATGATTTTAAAAGATCCCTGAACGCCGAGATCGAACCGGCTATTGCCACCCGTTCAGCCATTCACAGCCTGCTTGATACCTTAAGCCACAAGATCGAATACGGCCAAAAGGAAAGCGAGGAATTCCTGGCCGGAAAAGACCTCGTTATCGGCAACGAACCCTATACCAGGGATGCCAGGGATAATACCGTCAACATTGTCAATTATATTATTTCCTCGGCCATTACCGAGGGGGCCAGCGATATCCATATTGAGCCCCAGATGTACAACCTCCGGGTGCGTTTTCGCATCGACGGTGTCCTCCAGCATAAGACCGACCTGCCCAAGCGGATGATTCCTTCGGTTATATCCCGCATCAAGGTCATGTGCGGCATGGATATCGCCGAACATCGAAAGCATCAGGATGGCAGGATCGAGGCCCGGATACTGGACAATGATATTGACCTTCGGGTTTCAGCCTACTCGGCTGTTCACGGCGAGAATATCGTAATCCGGATACTGAAGCGGCAGACCACGCTGATCGACCTGGACAAGCTGGGATTCTCCCCTATAAACCTGAAACGATATAGACAGGTCCTCGATTCACCCACCGGTATCATTCTGGTCTGCGGCCCAACCGGCAGCGGAAAGACGACGACCCTGTACGCCTCCCTGAACTACCTGAACAGTCTGGCCAGAAAGATTATCACGGTTGAGGATCCGGTGGAGTACACCATGGAAGGAGTGGTACAGGGGCAGTTGAACACCAGGATTGGCCTGAGCTATCTTGATTTTATCGCTTCCATGATGCGTCAGGATCCGGATGTCATCATGGTAGGTGAAATCCGGGACAATGCCGCAGCCGCAGCCACTATCCAGGCAGCCCTGACCGGCCATAAGGCACTCAGCACCTTCCATACGGAAGATTCCACCGGTGCCCTGCTGCGGCTGATAGATATGGGAATTGAAACCTTTTTAATCTCGTCCACGATAGTTTCCGTGGTTGCCCAGCGCCTGGTACGCAGGGTCTGTACGCATTGCAGCGAACGCTATGAGCCGGACCCGGTCCTTTTTCAGAATCTCGGCATCAAAAATGTCGAACCTGGAAAGTACTTATTCAGCCGGGGGAGAGGATGCAACCTCTGCAATCAGACCGGTTACCGCGGAAGGATCGGTATTCATGAGCTTCTGGTGCTCAATGACAGTATCAGGGATGCAGTCTTGAGCCGGAAAATCTCCAGCGAGATCCGCCAGATTGCCAGATACTCAGCCCGGATGATTTCCATGCGCGAAGATGGCTTTTTTAAAGCAGCTCAAGGGATAACCAACATAGAAGAAGTTCTCCGGGTGCTCTTCTACGGCGGTGATGATGCGGATTATTCACGCGATGCCGAAGAGGTCATCCGGCAGATCAACGGCGAGAATATTGGAAGCAGGAGTCAGGAGCCAGAAGTCAGGAGCCAGAAGTCAGAAGGCAGGAGTCAGGAGTCAGGAGTCAGAAGTCAGGAGTCAGAAGTCAGGAGTCAGAAGGCAGGAGTCAGGAGTCAGAAGTCAGAAGTCAGGAGCCAGGAGAGAGTGGTCAGGAAGGATGACGGGGATGGCCTGTTGCTGAATTCAACGCCATTGCCCCTGGTGGGAGAAAACACCTTGTCCCCCCTCCCATCAGGAACGGAAAAGGGTTCTGGTATATCGGAGCATTCAGCAGGAGAGGAGTGCAGTGAAGAGCCTTCTTCCTCTCAACTGTATCAAAACGGTGAGGCGATTCAGGAGTGCAAAGTACCTGAATTCAGCGGCGAGGTCTACCGGGTCCGCTTTGAAGCTGATACAGTCAGTCTGGAACAGAACCGGATTCGTGATCTTTTCCGAAGATACCAGTCTCTGAAACAGGAATTTGGCGAGGATATCTCAGAGGATCTCCTGGCCGATTTTATTGATTTCATTGTTTACTATACTTCCCTGGCCCAAAAGAGATACGGAGCGGTCTTTGTCGAATTCATTCTTAAGGTGATCGAAGGGCGATGCCCCCGGATCTTTATTCAATTTCAGAGTTGCGAGTCAGCCCGATCAGCTTTTTCCTCTCATCTTGAGAGAGCACGCGGCCAGCGATTCATGGAATTCATGGCCTGA
- a CDS encoding response regulator, with protein MNDMVIVALGDDSLRAVVKQTLQEMNLDIREVSQGPQAIKDVAALKPALVIVDDTLPYLSGYQFSRLLKFGFRLDIPLIMIISSEQKMDQFWSTSCGADFCLSRPVNQEELKKIVQETIKGRRVQRFFFRPPLIVGRNVSDLDIMKMANDLLDRHLFQEKVLNELKSLNRQVDSVRDLVSAMMPILNSLFPFRVAAVFLYYETRASLLASTMEEIGQARIDSLYSYLLSYVRDKENLDLSVDDIPLTLLGPAMLGPVANVDDFDEQDISVFSGRGLRNVTCCLIFDGLNLESYPEEDARTFHLILQQALETIEEKVVFEKSVPFSIIDTVNHQANRSFLLKILAQNMEQARRFQTSLTLIGLSLENYPHLAGSLSRKDEFRLWQNISATLLNAVRKMDVVARISEHQFILVLLKASAEQARTVYQRVKTLLEDLPLPNEPIRVQGGFWPYDSSLGLLAEEYLLTACAQIFRSGSEEPRDAMMMTDIENEDRQIGLESEPVGSEPEHARSEAEPVGSEVEHAFR; from the coding sequence ATGAACGACATGGTCATAGTGGCCCTGGGAGATGATTCTCTGCGGGCAGTAGTGAAGCAGACCCTTCAGGAAATGAACCTGGACATTCGGGAAGTGAGTCAGGGGCCGCAGGCGATCAAGGACGTGGCCGCATTGAAACCTGCTCTGGTCATTGTTGACGATACCCTGCCATACCTGAGCGGCTATCAATTCAGCCGGCTGCTCAAGTTCGGATTCCGCCTGGACATCCCGCTGATTATGATCATTTCCTCCGAGCAGAAAATGGATCAGTTCTGGAGTACATCGTGTGGTGCGGACTTTTGCCTGTCACGGCCGGTCAACCAGGAGGAGTTGAAAAAAATCGTTCAGGAGACGATAAAGGGAAGGAGGGTCCAGCGGTTCTTTTTCCGGCCTCCCCTTATTGTTGGCCGCAATGTAAGTGATCTGGATATCATGAAAATGGCCAATGACCTTCTGGATCGGCACCTGTTCCAGGAAAAGGTGCTGAATGAGCTGAAATCGTTAAACCGGCAGGTTGACTCGGTCCGGGATCTGGTTTCGGCCATGATGCCTATTCTGAACTCCCTTTTTCCCTTTCGCGTGGCCGCGGTTTTTCTCTACTATGAAACCAGGGCCAGTCTCCTTGCCTCGACGATGGAAGAGATCGGACAGGCCCGGATCGACTCTCTGTACTCTTATTTACTGTCGTATGTCCGGGATAAGGAAAACCTGGACTTATCTGTGGATGACATTCCCCTCACTCTCCTTGGCCCGGCGATGCTGGGACCGGTAGCGAACGTGGATGACTTCGACGAGCAGGACATATCCGTTTTCTCCGGGAGAGGTTTGCGCAATGTCACCTGCTGTCTGATCTTTGACGGTTTAAACCTTGAGTCGTATCCTGAAGAGGATGCCCGGACCTTCCACCTCATTCTCCAGCAGGCATTGGAAACAATTGAAGAGAAGGTGGTTTTCGAAAAATCCGTTCCCTTCTCCATTATCGATACCGTTAACCATCAGGCCAACCGCTCTTTTCTCCTCAAAATCCTGGCCCAGAATATGGAACAGGCCCGAAGGTTTCAAACTTCTCTGACCTTGATCGGCCTGTCTCTGGAAAATTATCCTCACCTGGCAGGATCATTAAGCAGAAAGGATGAATTTCGCCTCTGGCAGAATATCTCCGCCACCCTGCTCAACGCAGTCCGTAAAATGGATGTTGTGGCCAGAATCAGTGAACACCAGTTTATTCTCGTTCTTCTGAAAGCCAGTGCTGAACAGGCCAGAACCGTTTATCAGCGGGTAAAGACCCTGCTGGAGGATCTGCCTTTGCCGAATGAACCCATCAGGGTTCAGGGAGGATTCTGGCCGTATGACTCCTCACTCGGTCTGCTGGCTGAGGAGTATCTGCTGACTGCCTGTGCCCAGATTTTCCGTTCAGGATCTGAAGAGCCCCGTGATGCGATGATGATGACTGATATCGAGAATGAGGATAGACAAATCGGGCTGGAGTCGGAACCTGTCGGCAGTGAGCCCGAACATGCCAGAAGTGAGGCAGAACCTGTCGGCAGTGAGGTCGAACATGCCTTCAGATAG
- the secD gene encoding protein translocase subunit SecD, whose protein sequence is MKSNLKWRFWLIAIIILVSVIYVMPSLLGSKLPYWWKKPLPTDKVHLGLDLQGGMHLVLGVKLEKAIENTLETTVGALKDDIQKKGAVYDYIKRIDQRSIELNVVKADFVPKVQEILNDYFNFTITHPYQGSSTKFLLTFKEAEITRLRESTIDQAQKTITDRIDQFGVAEPMVAKQGEDRILVQLPGIKDTQRAIDLIGKTAQLEFKLVDEEHSIDKALQGQVPEGSEVLYERSRDKVTGQVVKKPYLLKSNALMTGNLLTDARIQPGEYGTPYVSMTFNKFGAMLFEQITGENVGKRLAIILDDNVYSAPVIREKIGGGRAQITGNFTDEEARDLAIVLRAGALPAPVEILEQRTVGPSLGQDSIHMGIISFIIGTALVILFTIMYYKLSGIVANIATFLNVLIVLAFMAAFKATLTLPGIAGIVLTVGMAMDNIVIIFERIREELDLGKTAGAAISAGYDKAFSAVWDSAMTNVIAAIILYIFGTGPVKGFAVTLSIGLISGVFTAVVLTHFIFDWFLLKGKITKLSI, encoded by the coding sequence GTGAAAAGTAACCTGAAGTGGAGATTCTGGCTTATAGCTATTATTATCCTGGTATCAGTAATATACGTCATGCCTTCACTGTTGGGATCAAAGCTCCCATACTGGTGGAAGAAACCTCTGCCGACGGATAAAGTTCACCTGGGGCTCGACCTTCAGGGGGGCATGCATCTGGTCCTGGGAGTAAAACTGGAGAAGGCTATCGAAAATACCCTTGAGACGACAGTGGGTGCGCTGAAGGACGATATCCAGAAAAAAGGCGCAGTCTATGATTATATCAAACGGATCGATCAAAGGTCTATTGAGTTGAATGTAGTAAAAGCCGATTTTGTGCCCAAGGTTCAGGAAATTCTCAACGACTATTTTAATTTCACGATAACTCATCCTTACCAGGGGTCATCGACAAAATTTTTACTGACCTTTAAAGAGGCAGAGATTACCCGTCTTCGTGAATCAACGATTGATCAGGCCCAAAAAACCATCACTGACCGTATCGATCAGTTTGGCGTTGCGGAACCGATGGTGGCCAAACAGGGAGAGGACCGGATTCTTGTCCAACTGCCGGGCATAAAAGATACGCAAAGGGCCATTGACCTGATCGGGAAAACGGCTCAACTGGAATTTAAATTGGTAGATGAGGAACACAGCATTGATAAGGCCCTCCAGGGCCAGGTTCCCGAGGGAAGCGAGGTTTTATATGAACGATCCCGCGATAAAGTCACCGGCCAGGTAGTGAAAAAGCCCTACCTCCTGAAGAGTAATGCTCTCATGACCGGCAACCTTTTAACCGACGCCAGGATCCAGCCGGGCGAGTATGGCACGCCCTATGTCAGCATGACCTTTAATAAATTCGGGGCCATGTTGTTTGAGCAGATTACCGGAGAAAATGTGGGCAAGCGTTTGGCCATTATCCTGGATGATAACGTCTACTCGGCGCCGGTAATCCGGGAGAAAATCGGCGGCGGCAGAGCCCAGATCACCGGTAACTTCACCGATGAAGAGGCCAGAGACCTGGCGATTGTCCTGCGGGCAGGTGCGCTTCCGGCTCCGGTTGAGATTCTGGAACAGCGAACCGTTGGTCCTTCTTTGGGACAGGATTCCATTCACATGGGAATTATCTCTTTTATCATTGGAACAGCCCTGGTTATCCTGTTTACCATAATGTATTACAAATTATCCGGTATCGTGGCCAACATTGCCACATTTTTAAATGTCCTGATCGTTCTGGCCTTCATGGCTGCTTTCAAGGCTACGCTTACCCTGCCCGGTATTGCAGGAATTGTTCTGACGGTTGGTATGGCTATGGATAATATCGTTATTATCTTTGAGAGAATACGGGAAGAACTCGACCTGGGGAAGACAGCCGGTGCCGCTATTTCAGCGGGGTATGACAAGGCATTTTCCGCGGTCTGGGACTCTGCCATGACGAACGTGATCGCTGCCATAATTCTCTATATCTTTGGTACCGGGCCAGTGAAAGGATTTGCAGTGACTTTAAGTATCGGTTTAATCAGTGGTGTATTTACCGCCGTGGTTTTGACCCACTTTATCTTCGACTGGTTCCTGCTGAAAGGAAAAATTACGAAGCTCAGTATCTAA
- a CDS encoding outer membrane beta-barrel protein gives MRIRKRASAILAATITLTFILTFILILTLTLTVGFLILDSPPCRAEKFADLSIGGSFSTDENLTISAPREKATGKVSFSNSFIVGYRLGYWFESQRWAGVAVDASLFRQDIDDDGSLEVIPVSTLLMLRLPLLKSHAHPRGAFWPYVGLGPGIFFSSIEYEVADSDIPALLGKRISGTYSDREADIGLDARAGFAIRLPRHIAIFSEYRYTRFDPDFKEDVLGVKVNLATELKTHHLLCGFTCFF, from the coding sequence ATGAGAATACGAAAACGAGCATCCGCTATCCTGGCGGCAACCATTACCCTGACTTTTATCCTGACCTTTATCCTGATCCTGACCTTAACCCTGACTGTAGGCTTTTTGATTCTTGATTCTCCCCCGTGCAGGGCGGAAAAGTTTGCTGATCTCTCCATCGGCGGATCATTCAGCACAGATGAAAATCTAACCATCTCGGCCCCCAGGGAAAAAGCTACCGGAAAGGTAAGCTTCAGCAACTCCTTTATCGTCGGATACCGGCTCGGATACTGGTTCGAGAGTCAGCGGTGGGCGGGGGTTGCTGTGGATGCATCCCTGTTCAGGCAGGATATTGATGATGATGGGAGTCTGGAGGTCATCCCGGTATCCACTCTGCTTATGCTCAGGCTGCCTCTCCTGAAAAGTCATGCCCATCCCAGGGGAGCTTTCTGGCCTTATGTCGGCCTGGGGCCGGGCATCTTCTTTTCATCTATCGAATATGAGGTCGCGGATTCAGATATCCCTGCCCTGTTAGGGAAACGTATTTCCGGGACTTATTCCGACCGTGAGGCAGATATCGGCCTCGATGCACGCGCAGGATTTGCCATAAGGCTTCCCCGGCACATCGCCATATTCTCCGAGTACCGGTATACCCGGTTCGATCCGGATTTTAAAGAGGATGTTCTGGGCGTGAAAGTTAACCTGGCAACCGAGCTTAAAACCCATCATCTGCTGTGTGGTTTCACCTGCTTCTTCTGA
- a CDS encoding calcium-transporting P-type ATPase, PMR1-type yields the protein MTRQWWQLDTNELRNLLTTDLLSGLSQQEAGIRLDKYGPNQLQEKKGPGPLWIFLEQFRDFIVWVLIGAALVSGFLKEWVDALAIVVIIILNAILGFIQEYRAEKSLAALKKLSSPSSKVIRDGKQMIVPSADLVAGDLITLEAGDNVPADCRLVSLTSGFATQEASLTGESNPVAKTHLALEEKGIPLADRANMIYLGTSVASGKAKAVVVETGMQTELGKIAGMIQEIEHESTPLQKRLEQFGKWIVYLCFGLVGAVFLLGILRGGRLLDMFLTAVSLAVAAIPEGLPAVVTIALALGVQRMVRRHALIRKLPSVESLGSATVICTDKTGTLTKNEMTIQEVFAGDVLFRVTGIGYAPRGEFLIGDNPIIPADYPDLNKIFTCGALCNGAHLAEDQGQYKIVGDPTEGALLTAAAKLDLWKSRLEEEFPLVEEIPFDSDRKKMTMVCKNSNGGFVAFVKGAPDILLNDCIALERNGTVRRLEEHDRKKILQVNTDMANQAMRVLALAYRNFDTAPTDYEARVIEKDLVFLGLVAMIDPAREEVKEAIHKCKTAGIKTVMITGDHKNTAVAIASQLGFFHQDSLALTGDELDTLREDELHQNVEKIAVYARVSPEHKLRVVRAWRKRGDIAAMTGDGVNDAPALKEADIGVAMGITGTDVTKEVADMVVTDDNFASIVAAVEEGRGIYGNIKKFIHYLLSCNAGEILVMLVASLAGMPVPLLPIHILWVNLVTDGLPALALGVDPADPNSMKRPPRPANESVITRSQGLLILLQGSFIALCSLLAFSFVLFIEKEGLVQARTAAFVVLSCSQLFHSFNCRNMTESLFTIGLFTNEKLIIANGISFLLMMAAVYVPFLQVIFKTQPLGLFDWVLVLAISSFPLWAMELFKKLGKSKSAQV from the coding sequence ATGACAAGGCAGTGGTGGCAACTGGATACGAACGAGCTGAGAAACCTGCTGACCACGGACCTGCTTTCAGGGCTCAGTCAGCAGGAGGCCGGAATCAGACTGGACAAGTATGGTCCCAACCAGTTACAGGAGAAAAAAGGGCCTGGCCCCTTATGGATATTTCTTGAACAGTTTCGGGATTTCATTGTCTGGGTACTGATAGGCGCGGCTCTTGTCTCTGGCTTTTTAAAGGAATGGGTCGATGCTCTGGCTATTGTGGTGATTATCATCCTCAATGCTATCCTGGGTTTTATCCAGGAATACCGGGCCGAGAAGTCTCTGGCTGCCTTAAAAAAACTCTCAAGTCCCAGCTCCAAGGTCATCCGTGACGGGAAACAGATGATTGTGCCCTCCGCTGATCTTGTCGCCGGAGACCTGATTACGCTGGAAGCAGGCGATAATGTGCCTGCCGACTGTCGTCTGGTGTCATTAACCTCCGGGTTTGCCACCCAGGAGGCAAGTCTGACCGGCGAATCGAATCCGGTAGCCAAGACACATCTTGCCCTTGAGGAAAAGGGAATTCCTCTGGCTGACAGAGCGAACATGATTTACCTGGGGACCTCCGTTGCCTCGGGCAAAGCAAAGGCCGTAGTTGTCGAGACCGGCATGCAGACCGAGCTTGGCAAAATCGCCGGTATGATTCAGGAGATCGAGCACGAATCAACACCTTTGCAAAAGAGGCTGGAGCAGTTTGGCAAGTGGATTGTCTATCTGTGCTTTGGGCTGGTAGGGGCCGTATTTCTGCTCGGCATCCTTCGCGGCGGCAGGTTGCTCGATATGTTCCTTACGGCAGTGAGTCTGGCCGTGGCCGCAATACCGGAAGGGCTTCCGGCAGTGGTAACGATAGCTCTGGCCCTCGGTGTTCAGAGGATGGTCAGGCGTCATGCGCTCATCAGGAAGCTTCCATCCGTGGAATCCCTTGGATCGGCCACAGTCATCTGTACCGATAAAACCGGAACCCTGACCAAAAACGAGATGACCATTCAGGAGGTTTTTGCAGGTGATGTCCTTTTCCGGGTGACCGGGATTGGATATGCCCCCCGGGGGGAATTTCTTATCGGGGATAACCCCATTATTCCTGCAGATTATCCGGACTTGAATAAAATTTTCACCTGCGGGGCACTGTGCAACGGAGCACACCTGGCCGAAGATCAGGGTCAATATAAAATAGTCGGGGACCCGACAGAAGGGGCTCTCCTTACAGCCGCAGCTAAATTGGACCTGTGGAAAAGCAGGCTGGAGGAGGAATTCCCTCTGGTTGAAGAGATCCCTTTTGATTCTGACCGCAAAAAAATGACTATGGTGTGTAAAAACAGTAACGGCGGATTTGTGGCCTTTGTAAAAGGGGCCCCTGATATCCTGCTGAATGACTGCATCGCTCTTGAGAGAAATGGCACGGTGAGAAGACTGGAGGAGCATGACCGGAAGAAAATACTCCAGGTAAACACTGATATGGCTAATCAGGCCATGCGGGTTTTGGCCCTGGCTTACCGGAATTTCGATACAGCCCCGACGGACTATGAAGCCAGGGTAATTGAAAAGGACCTTGTATTCCTTGGACTTGTGGCCATGATCGATCCGGCCAGGGAAGAGGTCAAAGAAGCGATCCACAAGTGTAAAACAGCGGGCATCAAAACGGTTATGATTACCGGCGACCACAAGAATACTGCGGTGGCTATTGCCAGTCAGTTAGGATTTTTTCACCAAGATTCACTCGCCCTGACCGGTGATGAACTTGACACTTTACGTGAAGATGAGCTCCATCAGAACGTGGAAAAAATCGCTGTCTATGCCCGCGTCTCTCCGGAACATAAATTACGGGTTGTCCGCGCCTGGCGAAAACGCGGCGATATTGCAGCCATGACCGGTGACGGGGTCAATGATGCACCGGCGCTTAAAGAGGCCGATATCGGTGTGGCTATGGGGATAACCGGAACCGATGTCACCAAAGAGGTTGCGGATATGGTTGTCACGGATGACAACTTTGCTTCGATTGTGGCAGCGGTTGAAGAGGGACGGGGCATTTATGGCAATATCAAAAAGTTTATCCACTACCTGCTTTCCTGTAATGCAGGCGAGATCCTGGTCATGCTTGTTGCCTCACTGGCCGGGATGCCTGTGCCGTTGCTGCCGATCCATATCCTGTGGGTCAATCTGGTAACTGACGGGCTGCCGGCTCTTGCTCTGGGCGTTGACCCGGCTGACCCAAACAGTATGAAGCGGCCGCCCCGTCCTGCCAATGAGTCGGTAATTACCAGAAGCCAGGGATTATTAATTCTGCTTCAGGGCTCTTTTATTGCCCTGTGCAGTCTGCTTGCCTTCAGCTTTGTTCTGTTTATTGAAAAAGAGGGCCTTGTCCAGGCCAGAACAGCGGCCTTCGTCGTCCTGTCCTGCTCGCAGCTTTTTCATTCCTTCAATTGCCGGAACATGACTGAATCCCTGTTTACGATCGGGCTTTTCACCAATGAGAAGCTTATCATCGCCAATGGGATATCCTTCCTTTTGATGATGGCTGCTGTATATGTACCATTCCTGCAGGTGATATTCAAGACCCAGCCCCTCGGACTCTTCGATTGGGTTCTGGTCTTAGCTATCTCGTCATTCCCGCTCTGGGCAATGGAACTGTTCAAGAAACTGGGCAAGTCCAAATCCGCTCAGGTTTGA
- the secF gene encoding protein translocase subunit SecF, with translation MRLFKNAHYDFMGNRKWAFLGSTLLIIIGLISLAVKGPKFGVDFAGGTIVQVKFLKEAVDLAKIRQALGELNLGDVSIQQFGSKTDNEVLISLQKTTSSLEGLSEGIRQSLAKVFPNQGFEIRRVEMVGPKVGSDLRTKGLWALILSLGGILIYAWYRFDFAFAVGGIGALAHDVLITIGAITLTNREFSLTVLAALMTIIGYSINDTIVIYDRVRENIRLKRGGNTLSDILNTSVNECLARTLLTALTTFFVATSLYLFGGQVINDFAFCMVIGVITGCYSTIFIASPVALWIHDKDKARAQRASAAESSSRMAAHGAKATTSKIAAMDKAQKSAKKDKVQGSV, from the coding sequence ATGAGATTATTTAAAAATGCACATTATGATTTCATGGGGAACCGGAAGTGGGCCTTTCTGGGATCGACTCTGTTGATCATCATCGGCCTGATCTCCCTTGCTGTCAAAGGCCCCAAATTTGGAGTTGATTTTGCCGGTGGTACGATCGTGCAGGTTAAATTTCTGAAAGAGGCCGTTGACCTGGCCAAGATCCGCCAGGCACTCGGAGAGCTTAATCTTGGGGATGTTTCCATCCAGCAGTTTGGATCCAAGACTGACAACGAGGTTCTTATCAGTCTGCAGAAGACAACCAGTTCCCTCGAAGGATTAAGCGAGGGGATCAGACAGTCTCTTGCCAAGGTTTTTCCGAATCAGGGATTCGAGATTCGACGGGTGGAGATGGTTGGTCCAAAAGTGGGATCGGATCTGCGGACAAAGGGGCTGTGGGCACTGATCCTCTCCCTGGGGGGCATTTTAATTTATGCCTGGTACCGGTTTGACTTTGCTTTTGCGGTAGGTGGCATTGGAGCCCTGGCTCATGACGTTCTCATCACCATAGGTGCAATCACGCTGACCAATAGGGAATTCAGCCTGACCGTGCTGGCGGCATTAATGACCATTATCGGATATTCCATCAACGATACGATCGTTATTTACGATCGCGTCCGCGAGAACATTCGCTTGAAACGAGGCGGGAATACTCTCTCCGACATACTCAATACCTCGGTCAACGAGTGTCTGGCACGTACCCTGCTGACAGCTTTGACCACTTTTTTCGTTGCTACTTCTTTGTATCTGTTTGGCGGGCAGGTGATCAATGACTTTGCTTTCTGTATGGTTATCGGGGTAATCACCGGCTGCTATTCCACCATTTTTATTGCCAGCCCTGTTGCGCTGTGGATCCATGATAAGGATAAAGCAAGAGCACAACGCGCTTCCGCTGCCGAGAGCAGCAGCAGGATGGCAGCCCACGGAGCAAAAGCGACTACCAGTAAAATCGCCGCTATGGATAAAGCCCAGAAGTCAGCTAAAAAGGATAAGGTACAAGGATCGGTTTAG